In the Streptosporangiales bacterium genome, one interval contains:
- a CDS encoding holo-ACP synthase produces MIVGVGVDVVPVERFAQALDRTPGLAVRVFTPAERELPVASLAARFAAKEAVAKALGVPAGMEWHDCEVIGRNGTRPRLELRGTVQSWAAKLGIRTWHLSLSHDGGMAVAMVVAEA; encoded by the coding sequence GTGATCGTCGGAGTGGGAGTGGACGTGGTCCCGGTCGAGCGGTTCGCGCAGGCGCTCGACCGCACACCTGGTTTGGCCGTGCGGGTGTTCACTCCGGCGGAGCGTGAGCTGCCGGTGGCCTCGCTGGCCGCGCGGTTCGCCGCGAAGGAGGCGGTGGCCAAGGCGCTCGGCGTCCCCGCCGGCATGGAGTGGCACGACTGCGAGGTCATCGGGCGCAACGGCACGCGGCCGCGGCTGGAGCTCCGCGGCACCGTGCAGTCGTGGGCGGCGAAGCTGGGCATCCGCACCTGGCACCTGTCGCTCAGCCACGACGGCGGCATGGCGGTCGCGATGGTCGTCGCCGAGGCATGA
- a CDS encoding PQQ-binding-like beta-propeller repeat protein, which produces MPEQGGAWVSPTQEWTSGQPDQPAGPGNWDTGPPPAGQGWDTGAPPPQWETAQPGYGPGMQQPPPGMPPPGMQQPWDQGVPPPMGYGPPPPQKKSNKGLIIGLSAGGGGLLLIVLIVVIALVATSGGGGGGGGGGGGGGLGDGGTARKQAWTVPEPDSKEEATTVSAYVDEKNKVFVRISQAGISAYNLKDGKQKWSITAPDGAKVCSGTREGPDGVAAIVYGSDSACTSVAAVDVATGEELWNSTMEVNNSDFPPRYASVVAYDGKIWVSNSERVIGYSAKESPDDVEPMSARPKSEYCRLGEAIPSDEGVLTWMNCTGKKPVLSALTVEGDSLKAAWSKEVDTEETRMSIISANPPVIHLDNASDNGELRVFDSEGNQKHIVQSRGDGGSLMLRTLSLNFADMRKDFPVKMVANYLVSLAQEGDSSDSKQSAVGVDLTTGQRAWTKPLDKESEYGSMAWVNNADQKNAMVLGSSYDSNPQLYEINAANKGATKKSDELDTGDSSSSSYSYGAMLINSGDRLLVVKSNPSDDEGIITAYA; this is translated from the coding sequence ATGCCGGAGCAGGGTGGTGCTTGGGTCTCGCCCACCCAGGAGTGGACGTCCGGTCAACCCGATCAACCCGCTGGGCCGGGTAACTGGGACACCGGCCCACCACCGGCCGGTCAGGGCTGGGACACCGGTGCCCCACCCCCGCAGTGGGAGACCGCGCAGCCCGGCTACGGCCCCGGCATGCAGCAGCCTCCCCCGGGCATGCCGCCACCCGGCATGCAGCAGCCGTGGGACCAGGGCGTACCGCCGCCCATGGGCTACGGCCCACCGCCACCGCAGAAGAAGTCGAACAAGGGCCTGATCATCGGCCTCAGCGCCGGTGGCGGCGGCCTGCTGCTGATCGTCCTGATCGTCGTCATCGCCCTCGTCGCCACCTCAGGTGGTGGCGGCGGAGGAGGCGGCGGCGGTGGCGGTGGCGGCCTTGGCGACGGCGGCACCGCCCGCAAGCAGGCCTGGACCGTCCCAGAGCCGGACTCCAAGGAGGAGGCGACCACGGTCTCGGCGTACGTGGACGAGAAGAACAAGGTGTTCGTCCGCATCAGCCAGGCCGGCATCAGCGCCTACAACCTCAAGGACGGCAAGCAGAAGTGGAGTATCACGGCGCCCGACGGCGCGAAGGTGTGCTCGGGCACGAGGGAAGGACCGGACGGCGTCGCGGCGATCGTCTACGGCAGCGACAGCGCGTGCACCTCGGTCGCGGCGGTCGACGTGGCGACCGGCGAGGAGCTGTGGAACAGCACCATGGAGGTCAACAACTCGGACTTCCCGCCCAGGTACGCCTCCGTGGTGGCCTACGACGGCAAGATCTGGGTGTCGAACTCCGAGCGGGTCATCGGGTACTCCGCGAAGGAGTCGCCGGACGACGTGGAGCCGATGTCCGCGCGGCCGAAGTCGGAGTACTGCCGCCTGGGTGAGGCCATCCCCTCCGACGAGGGCGTGCTCACCTGGATGAACTGCACCGGCAAGAAGCCGGTCCTCTCCGCACTGACCGTCGAGGGCGACTCGCTGAAGGCGGCCTGGAGCAAGGAGGTCGACACCGAGGAGACGCGGATGAGCATCATCTCCGCGAACCCGCCGGTGATCCACCTCGACAACGCGTCCGACAACGGCGAGTTGCGGGTGTTCGACTCCGAGGGCAACCAGAAGCACATCGTCCAGTCGCGTGGCGACGGCGGTTCGCTCATGTTGCGCACGCTCAGCCTGAACTTCGCCGACATGCGCAAGGACTTCCCGGTGAAGATGGTCGCCAACTACCTGGTGTCACTCGCCCAGGAGGGCGACAGCTCGGACAGCAAGCAGAGTGCTGTCGGTGTCGACCTGACGACCGGGCAGCGGGCGTGGACCAAGCCGCTGGACAAGGAGAGCGAGTACGGCTCCATGGCGTGGGTGAACAACGCCGACCAGAAGAACGCCATGGTGCTCGGTAGCTCGTACGACTCCAACCCGCAGCTCTACGAGATCAACGCCGCGAACAAGGGCGCGACGAAGAAGAGCGACGAGCTCGACACCGGGGACTCGTCTTCGTCCTCGTACAGCTACGGCGCCATGCTGATCAACTCGGGCGACCGGCTCCTCGTGGTGAAGAGCAACCCGAGTGACGACGAGGGCATCATCACCGCGTACGCCTAG
- the tsaE gene encoding tRNA (adenosine(37)-N6)-threonylcarbamoyltransferase complex ATPase subunit type 1 TsaE — protein MARPRLDPPAAALAETVDSVREALARNGGLLCTIDGEPVGALLLDPDGDGIWLRRVAVEPRFHKHGIASALVAYAEDLAAARGFDWVRVIARAELPGTVRFWRHRGFFDESADGTTLVLGRPLQVELQLPTPADTRALGRQLAAHVAPGDLLLLTGDLGAGKTTLVQGLAEGLDVRGQVTSPTFVIARVHRSRGDGPPLVHVDAYRLGGVAEVDDLDLDVVVEESVTVVEWGAGLVEELSDDRLELALTRPSGEETGDERTVRITRVGDRWRTTDLRKLGA, from the coding sequence ATGGCTCGGCCGCGCCTGGACCCGCCCGCGGCCGCGTTGGCGGAGACGGTCGACTCGGTGCGCGAGGCGCTGGCGCGCAACGGCGGGCTGTTGTGCACCATCGACGGCGAGCCGGTGGGCGCGCTGCTGCTCGACCCGGACGGCGACGGCATCTGGCTGCGCCGGGTGGCCGTGGAGCCCAGGTTCCACAAGCACGGCATCGCCTCGGCGCTGGTCGCGTACGCGGAGGACCTGGCCGCCGCGCGCGGTTTCGACTGGGTGCGCGTGATCGCTCGCGCCGAGCTGCCGGGGACGGTGCGGTTCTGGCGGCACCGGGGCTTCTTCGACGAGTCCGCCGACGGCACCACGCTGGTGCTCGGCCGGCCGCTGCAGGTGGAGCTGCAGCTGCCGACGCCAGCGGACACCCGCGCGCTCGGCCGGCAGCTCGCCGCACACGTCGCGCCAGGCGACCTGCTGCTGTTGACCGGTGACCTCGGTGCGGGCAAGACGACGTTGGTGCAGGGTCTCGCCGAGGGCCTGGACGTCCGCGGCCAGGTGACGTCGCCGACGTTCGTCATCGCCCGGGTGCACCGGTCGCGCGGCGACGGCCCGCCGCTGGTGCACGTGGACGCGTACCGGCTCGGCGGCGTCGCCGAGGTCGACGACCTCGACCTGGACGTCGTAGTCGAGGAGTCGGTGACCGTCGTGGAGTGGGGCGCCGGCCTGGTCGAGGAGCTGTCCGACGACCGCCTGGAGCTCGCGCTGACCCGCCCGTCCGGCGAGGAGACCGGCGACGAACGGACGGTTCGGATAACGAGAGTCGGCGACCGCTGGCGCACGACCGACCTCAGGAAGCTCGGCGCCTGA
- the alr gene encoding alanine racemase — protein sequence MAAEARVDLDVLRSNVATLRARVQRPLMAVVKADGYGHGMVPAAKAALAGGADWLAVAHLGEALQLRAAGVTAPLLAWLTVPGERFADAIAADVDLSAGAVWAVDEVARGAAAAGRTARLQLKADTGLSRGGATAADWPAVVARAQQYEAEGLVRIVGVWSHFACADEPGHPSVAAQLASFQAALDYAQARGVRPELRHLANSPATLTLPESWYDLVRPGLACYGLTPTPQLGGPQRYDLTPAMTLVGRLAGVKRVPAGAGVSYGHSYLTEHDTTLALVPLGYGDGVPRAASNAAEVLVAGERRRIAGRVCMDQFVVDLGDADAAAGDEVVLFGPGTAGEPTAQDWADALDTISYEIVTRVGARVPRTYSAAMGEGRAL from the coding sequence CTGGCCGCAGAGGCGAGGGTCGACCTCGACGTGCTGCGCTCGAACGTCGCCACCCTGCGCGCACGGGTGCAGCGGCCGCTGATGGCCGTGGTGAAGGCCGACGGCTACGGGCACGGCATGGTGCCGGCCGCGAAGGCGGCGCTGGCCGGCGGCGCGGACTGGCTCGCGGTGGCACACCTCGGCGAGGCGCTGCAGCTGCGCGCCGCGGGGGTGACCGCGCCGCTGCTCGCCTGGCTCACCGTGCCCGGCGAGCGGTTCGCGGACGCGATCGCGGCGGACGTCGACCTGTCCGCCGGCGCGGTGTGGGCGGTCGACGAGGTCGCGCGCGGCGCGGCGGCCGCCGGCCGGACGGCGCGCCTGCAGCTGAAGGCCGACACCGGGTTGTCCCGCGGCGGCGCGACCGCCGCGGACTGGCCAGCGGTCGTCGCCAGGGCGCAGCAGTACGAGGCCGAGGGCCTGGTCCGGATAGTCGGCGTCTGGTCGCACTTCGCCTGTGCGGACGAGCCGGGACACCCGTCCGTGGCCGCGCAGCTGGCCAGCTTCCAGGCCGCGCTCGACTACGCGCAGGCGCGGGGCGTACGGCCGGAGCTGCGGCACCTGGCCAACTCGCCGGCCACGTTGACGCTGCCGGAGTCCTGGTACGACCTGGTGCGGCCCGGGCTGGCCTGTTACGGCCTCACCCCGACGCCGCAGCTGGGCGGGCCGCAGCGGTACGACCTGACCCCGGCGATGACGCTCGTCGGCCGGCTGGCCGGGGTGAAGCGGGTGCCGGCCGGTGCCGGCGTGTCGTACGGACACAGCTACCTGACCGAGCACGACACCACGCTGGCACTCGTCCCGCTCGGCTACGGTGATGGTGTGCCAAGAGCCGCATCGAACGCCGCGGAGGTGCTGGTGGCCGGAGAACGCCGCCGCATCGCCGGGCGCGTGTGCATGGACCAGTTCGTGGTCGACCTCGGCGACGCAGACGCGGCCGCCGGGGACGAGGTGGTGCTGTTCGGGCCTGGCACGGCGGGTGAGCCGACGGCGCAGGACTGGGCCGACGCGCTCGACACCATCTCGTACGAGATCGTCACCAGGGTCGGGGCGCGGGTGCCGCGCACGTACTCGGCTGCCATGGGGGAGGGACGGGCGCTTTGA
- a CDS encoding acyltransferase family protein, producing the protein MARIPAGVRGRHRGRALAHVRAAHAARRVRPVPGLRLPAVLRRRAGAARPLLRADPHEGGADRCRADAARAVRRVVRVLPRHSARLALLHVQLRDDGRQPGVRHDRAGAGAGRRLRGEHRLPRGAAPQAPLVHVAGRRHAVRVPDAPVHREERGVQRHLRGRADVHVPGHRRGARRCSPRHAGVEQQADPVPVPAAGGTATEVAVPLLRTITVVTAGPTTATVAAPQSERNPLLDNAKVLAIALVVVGHAVDPMRVVPAGLALYATIYAFHMPVFILVSGYLSRSFTNRPRQAQRVVTGIVVPYLVFEASYEVLRDVWRGTEISVSLLTPSFAMWFLIALLIWRVSAPLWNSLRPAYAVALAVAVSLLAGATQLPATLDLARVLGFLPFYVLGLTLPDWYFDVVRSKLARYLAVPTLLGALGCAYLFGRGGGHVWFFYNESYADLGVGLGSGIAHRAAALAIGLVLLTAFLAVVPRGVTWFTGLGVATMYVYVLHRFLRKAATSLELYDLVPKNVLGLLLVVAVALGVTLLLSSRPVRFLARPFVEPRLNWLFRGDSAAGKG; encoded by the coding sequence GTGGCGCGTATTCCGGCCGGCGTACGCGGTCGGCATCGCGGTCGCGCTCTCGCTCACGTCCGGGCTGCTCACGCTGCCCGACGAGTTCGACCTGTACCGGGTCTTCGGCTTCCTGCCGTTCTTCGTCGTCGGGCTGGTGCTGCCCGACCGCTACTTCGAGCTGATCCGCACGAAGGCGGCGCGGATCGCTGCCGTGCCGACGCTGCTCGCGCCGTTCGTCGCGTCGTACGCGTTCTTCCCCGACACTCAGCTCGACTGGCTCTACTACACGTACAGCTACGAGACGATGGGCGTCAGCCAGGCGTTCGGCATGACCGGGCGGGCGCTGGTGCTGGTCGCCGGCTTCGCGGCGAGCACCGCCTTCCTCGCGGTGCTGCCCCGCAGGCACCTCTGGTTCACGTCGCTGGGCGCCGGCACGCTGTACGTGTACCTGATGCACCGGTTCATCGTGAAGAGCGCGGAGTACAGCGGCATCTACGAGGACGTGCGGATGTACACGTTCCCGGCCATCGTCGCGGTGCTCGCCGGTGCTCTCCTCGTCACGCTGGTGTTGAGCAGCAGGCCGACCCGGTTCCTGTGCCAGCCGCTGGTGGAACCGCGACTGAAGTGGCTGTTCCGCTCCTCCGGACAATCACCGTCGTGACGGCGGGCCCGACGACCGCCACGGTCGCGGCACCGCAGAGCGAGCGCAACCCGCTGCTCGACAACGCGAAGGTGCTGGCGATCGCACTCGTCGTCGTCGGCCACGCCGTGGACCCGATGCGCGTGGTGCCTGCCGGGCTCGCGCTTTACGCCACGATCTACGCGTTCCACATGCCGGTGTTCATCCTCGTCTCCGGCTACCTCTCCCGCAGCTTCACCAACCGACCGCGGCAGGCACAACGCGTCGTCACCGGCATCGTGGTGCCGTACCTGGTATTCGAGGCGAGCTACGAGGTGCTCCGCGACGTCTGGCGCGGCACGGAGATCAGCGTCAGCCTGCTCACGCCGTCGTTCGCCATGTGGTTCCTCATCGCGTTGCTCATCTGGCGGGTGAGCGCGCCGCTGTGGAACAGCCTGCGCCCCGCGTACGCCGTCGCGCTCGCCGTCGCCGTCTCGCTGCTCGCCGGTGCGACGCAGCTGCCGGCCACCCTCGACCTGGCGCGCGTGCTCGGGTTCCTGCCGTTCTACGTACTCGGCCTGACGCTGCCGGACTGGTACTTCGACGTCGTTCGCAGCAAGCTCGCGCGATACCTGGCCGTCCCCACCCTGCTGGGCGCGCTCGGCTGCGCGTACCTGTTCGGCCGCGGCGGCGGGCACGTCTGGTTCTTCTACAACGAGAGCTACGCGGACCTCGGCGTCGGCCTCGGCTCCGGGATCGCGCACCGCGCCGCCGCGCTGGCGATCGGCCTGGTGCTGCTCACCGCGTTCCTCGCGGTCGTACCGCGCGGCGTCACGTGGTTCACCGGCCTCGGCGTCGCGACCATGTACGTGTACGTGCTGCACAGGTTCCTCCGCAAGGCCGCGACCTCGCTCGAGCTGTACGACCTGGTGCCGAAGAACGTACTCGGCCTGCTCCTGGTCGTCGCGGTCGCGCTCGGCGTCACGCTCCTGCTGTCCAGCCGCCCGGTGCGGTTCCTCGCGCGTCCGTTCGTCGAACCGCGGCTGAACTGGCTGTTTCGAGGCGATAGCGCTGCCGGGAAGGGTTGA
- a CDS encoding LLM class flavin-dependent oxidoreductase — MATIEIGTGAPAPDVMDLTYAARFVEELGFESVWMPDLVIGDGTPALEPALALAAAAAATERVRIGFSVLVVPLRPAPWLAVQVATLQQLSGNRLLLGVGTGGFPGAPFWRALGVPGHDRGRITDETLRLLPQLLAGEPTAVVGGEPPLTLAPAVPMPPVLVGGTHRAFRRALDHGAGWFPSLVAPDDLARSVTTLRDLAAERGVPVPEITVGGHMVIGDDTEARSTYDALVRNLVDVHGMPQEQAARTPMRARNAEELGEIFAAYASAGAARIVAGPDNGPWQTQLERVVEARDLLG; from the coding sequence ATGGCTACGATCGAGATCGGTACCGGCGCACCCGCGCCCGACGTCATGGACCTGACCTACGCCGCCAGGTTCGTGGAGGAGCTCGGCTTCGAGTCGGTGTGGATGCCCGACCTGGTCATCGGCGACGGTACGCCGGCGCTCGAGCCTGCGCTCGCGCTGGCCGCCGCCGCGGCCGCCACCGAGCGCGTACGGATCGGGTTCAGCGTGCTCGTGGTCCCGTTGCGGCCCGCGCCGTGGCTCGCGGTGCAGGTGGCGACCTTGCAGCAGTTGTCCGGCAACCGGTTGCTGCTCGGGGTCGGCACCGGTGGTTTCCCCGGTGCACCGTTCTGGCGTGCGCTCGGCGTACCTGGTCACGATCGGGGCCGCATCACCGACGAGACACTGCGCCTCCTGCCGCAGCTGCTGGCGGGCGAGCCGACGGCGGTCGTCGGCGGTGAGCCGCCGCTGACCTTGGCGCCCGCCGTGCCGATGCCGCCGGTGCTCGTGGGCGGCACGCACCGGGCCTTCCGCAGGGCGCTCGACCATGGCGCCGGCTGGTTCCCCTCCCTCGTCGCGCCCGACGACCTGGCGAGGTCGGTGACGACGTTGCGCGACCTGGCCGCCGAGCGCGGGGTACCGGTGCCCGAGATCACGGTCGGTGGGCACATGGTGATCGGTGACGACACCGAGGCGCGCTCGACGTACGACGCTCTCGTGCGCAACCTCGTCGACGTGCACGGGATGCCGCAGGAACAGGCGGCACGCACACCGATGCGGGCACGCAACGCGGAAGAGCTCGGGGAGATCTTCGCCGCCTACGCCTCCGCCGGCGCTGCCAGGATCGTCGCCGGTCCGGACAACGGTCCCTGGCAGACGCAGCTGGAACGGGTGGTCGAGGCCCGCGACCTGCTCGGCTGA
- a CDS encoding alpha/beta fold hydrolase translates to MRPDSEAREPFGRLRGRSLTVLADDGVPLHVEIDGDDDADVTVVFCHGFGLRSDAWHYQRRYLRHLGRLVFWDQRGHGRSGRGADERCTIEQLGRDLNAVLGAAVPRGPIVLVGHSMGGMTIMALAEQHPELFGDRVVGVGLVGTAADPVSFVARNFSPRLDPVSASVVGVLGKQTALVEGARRLGSDLMYLLVHAYAFGSGAVSPSVATFQDRMVRQTPIDVVAAFYPVFGNHNRFAALPVIERVESVVVAGDEDRLTPLAHAETLVSHLPGAEYVVVPRAGHMVMLEEPGAVNEALGQLVDRALLSAESDRSA, encoded by the coding sequence ATGCGCCCAGACTCGGAGGCGCGGGAGCCGTTCGGCCGGCTACGCGGCCGGTCGCTGACCGTGCTCGCCGACGACGGCGTGCCGCTGCACGTGGAGATCGACGGCGACGACGACGCGGACGTGACCGTCGTGTTCTGCCACGGGTTCGGGCTGCGGTCGGACGCCTGGCACTACCAGCGGCGGTATCTGCGGCACCTGGGCCGGCTGGTCTTCTGGGACCAGCGCGGCCACGGCCGCTCCGGCCGCGGCGCCGACGAGCGCTGCACCATCGAGCAGCTCGGCCGCGACCTCAACGCCGTGCTGGGTGCGGCGGTGCCGCGCGGGCCGATCGTGCTCGTCGGGCACTCGATGGGCGGCATGACCATCATGGCGTTGGCCGAGCAGCACCCTGAGCTGTTCGGCGACCGAGTGGTCGGCGTCGGCCTGGTGGGCACCGCCGCGGACCCGGTGTCGTTCGTCGCCAGGAACTTCTCTCCTCGCCTGGACCCGGTGAGCGCTTCGGTGGTGGGCGTCCTGGGCAAACAGACCGCGCTGGTCGAAGGTGCGCGACGACTCGGCAGCGACCTGATGTACCTCTTGGTACACGCCTACGCGTTCGGCTCCGGTGCCGTGAGCCCGTCCGTCGCGACGTTCCAGGATCGGATGGTGCGACAGACGCCGATCGACGTGGTCGCCGCGTTCTACCCGGTGTTCGGCAACCACAACAGGTTTGCGGCGCTGCCGGTCATCGAGCGGGTGGAGTCCGTGGTCGTCGCCGGCGACGAGGACCGGCTCACCCCGCTCGCGCATGCGGAGACGTTGGTGAGCCATCTGCCCGGTGCCGAGTACGTCGTGGTGCCGCGTGCCGGGCACATGGTGATGCTGGAGGAGCCCGGCGCGGTCAACGAGGCGCTCGGCCAGCTGGTCGACCGTGCGCTGCTGTCCGCGGAATCGGACCGGTCGGCGTGA
- a CDS encoding NAD(P)H-hydrate dehydratase, with product MRRAHEVAKVRAAEHALMARLPAGALMQRAAAGLAVTCARLLPGVYGSRVVLLVGSGDNGGDALYAGARLARRGARVEALLSGSRVHADGLAALRAAGGRVAASADVLDTADLVVDGLLGIGGRGGLREPAATLAARVAECDATVVAVDLPSGVDASTGEVTGPAVRADVTVTFGTWKPCLLVDPAAAYAGVVELVDIGLAGDLAAVDVAALQDSDVADLLPEPARESDKYRRGVVGVVAGSERFLGAAVLTVTAAASAGMVRYSGPRRVVDAVLAAAPDIVAHEGMPADAGRVQAWVVGPGLDTDEVARERLTQVLAGDVPVLVDADGLGVLATALGDVVERSAPTLLTPHAGEAARLLGADRAEVEARRLVHVRALAERTGATVLLKGSTTLVAGQDGPVRANPTGTSWLATAGSGDVLSGLCGALLAQGLPPCDAASAGAYLHGLAARLAADGAPVPARDLVGALPAAWRQLRGSSGQG from the coding sequence ATGAGACGTGCGCACGAGGTGGCGAAGGTCCGCGCGGCCGAGCACGCCCTGATGGCGCGGCTGCCGGCCGGCGCGTTGATGCAGCGCGCCGCCGCGGGCCTTGCGGTCACCTGCGCGCGGCTGCTGCCCGGTGTGTACGGCAGCCGCGTGGTGCTGCTCGTCGGTAGTGGCGACAACGGCGGCGATGCGCTGTACGCGGGCGCCAGGCTGGCCCGGCGGGGAGCGCGCGTCGAGGCGCTGCTCAGTGGCTCCCGCGTGCACGCCGACGGGTTGGCCGCGCTGCGGGCCGCCGGCGGCCGCGTCGCCGCGTCGGCCGACGTGCTCGACACCGCGGACCTGGTGGTCGACGGCCTGCTCGGCATCGGTGGCCGGGGCGGGCTGCGCGAGCCCGCCGCCACCCTGGCCGCCCGCGTCGCCGAGTGCGACGCCACCGTGGTCGCCGTCGACCTGCCCAGCGGCGTGGACGCGTCCACCGGCGAGGTCACCGGGCCCGCCGTACGCGCGGACGTGACCGTCACGTTCGGCACCTGGAAGCCGTGCCTGCTGGTCGATCCCGCCGCGGCGTACGCGGGCGTGGTGGAGCTCGTCGACATCGGGCTGGCCGGCGACCTGGCGGCCGTGGACGTCGCGGCCCTGCAGGACTCCGACGTCGCGGACCTGCTGCCCGAGCCCGCGCGGGAGTCGGACAAGTACCGGCGCGGAGTAGTCGGTGTGGTGGCCGGCAGCGAGCGGTTCCTCGGGGCGGCGGTGCTCACGGTGACCGCCGCCGCGTCCGCCGGGATGGTGCGGTACTCGGGTCCGCGGCGGGTGGTGGACGCCGTGCTCGCCGCGGCGCCTGACATCGTCGCCCACGAGGGCATGCCGGCCGACGCGGGCCGGGTGCAGGCGTGGGTCGTCGGGCCCGGCCTGGACACCGACGAGGTCGCCCGCGAGCGGCTGACCCAGGTGCTGGCCGGCGACGTGCCGGTGCTGGTCGACGCCGACGGGCTGGGGGTGCTGGCTACGGCGCTCGGCGACGTCGTCGAGCGGTCGGCGCCGACACTGCTCACCCCGCACGCCGGCGAGGCCGCCAGGCTGCTCGGCGCGGACCGTGCGGAGGTAGAGGCGCGCCGGCTCGTGCACGTCCGCGCACTCGCGGAACGTACCGGGGCGACGGTCTTGCTCAAGGGCTCGACCACGCTCGTCGCCGGCCAGGACGGGCCGGTGCGCGCGAACCCGACGGGCACCTCGTGGCTCGCCACCGCGGGCTCGGGCGACGTGCTCTCCGGCCTGTGCGGCGCGCTGCTCGCGCAGGGCCTGCCGCCGTGCGACGCCGCCAGCGCAGGGGCGTACCTGCACGGCCTGGCGGCCCGGCTGGCCGCGGACGGTGCCCCGGTGCCGGCCCGCGACCTGGTGGGCGCGCTCCCGGCGGCCTGGCGGCAGTTGCGCGGCAGTTCTGGACAGGGGTGA